In the genome of Manis javanica isolate MJ-LG chromosome 17, MJ_LKY, whole genome shotgun sequence, one region contains:
- the ZNF45 gene encoding zinc finger protein 45 isoform X1, whose amino-acid sequence MTKFKEAVTFEDVAVVFSEEELGLLDAPQRQLYRDVMVENFRNVVSVGQQSFTLDVTPQLEREEKLRMIKTATRSHRFSGDKNLNDMETLQEVPLRYLPHEELFCSQIWQQVTKELTRCQDSMVNTQGTGSQWEKQGDAFYKDEEFDKGFNQSSHLQVHHRNHSGEKPYKGEDYEKVFIRGFHLQIKQTAHVGEKPYKCEKCKNTFRRLSSLQAHQRIHSREKSHKYTTSCKGFNQKSFLHHPQRLPTGENPHRYEECGRNIGKSSHCQAPLIVHTLEKPYKCGECGLSFSQSAYLQVHQRVHMGKKRYKCEECGKGFSWRSRLQAHQRIHTGEKPYKCDACGKGFSYSSHLNIHCRIHTGEKPYKCEECGKGFSVGSHLQAHQISHTGEKPYKCEECGKGFCRASNLLDHQRGHTGEKPYQCDACGKGFSRSSDFNIHFRVHTGEKPYKCEECGKGFSQASNLLAHQRGHTGEKPYKCSTCGKGFSRSSDLNVHCRIHTGEKPYKCEKCGKAFSQFSSLQVHQRVHTGEKPYQCVECGKGFSVGSQLQAHQRCHTGEKPYQCEECGKGFCRASNFLAHRGVHTGEKPYRCDVCGKRFRQRSYLQAHQRVHTGEKPYKCEECGKVFSWSSYLQAHQRVHTGEKPYKCEECGKGFSWSSSLVIHQRVHADDEGDKDFPSSENSYRKEAL is encoded by the exons ATGACCAAGTTCAAG GAGGCAGTGACGTTCGAGGACGTGGCTGTGGTCTTCAGCGAGGAGGAACTGGGGCTGCTGGACGCCCCCCAGAGGCAGCTGTACCGAGACGTGATGGTGGAGAACTTCAGGAACGTGGTCTCAGTAG GGCAGCAGTCCTTCACACTGGATGTCACACCCcagctggagagagaagaaaagcttCGGATGATAAAGACAGCAACCCGGAGCCATAGGTTCTCAG GAGACAAGAATCTAAATGACATGGAGACTCTTCAAGAAGTTCCATTAAGGTACCTGCCACATGAAGAGCTTTTCTGCTCACAAATCTGGCAACAGGTTACAAAGGAGTTAACCAGGTGTCAAGATTCCATGGTAAATACTCAAGGGACTGGATCTCAGTGGGAAAAACAAGGTGATGCCTTCTATAAAGATGAGGAGTTTGATAAAGGCTTTAACCAGAGTTCACATCTTCAAGTTCACCACAGAAACCACAGTGGAGAAAAACCCTACAAAGGGGAAGATTATGAGAAAGTTTTTATTCGGGGCTTTCATCTTCAAATTAAGCAGACAGCCCATGTAGGAGAGAAGCCctataaatgtgaaaaatgtaaaaacaccTTCCGTCGGCTTTCAAGTCTTCAAGCCCATCAGAGAATCCACAGTAGAGAGAAATCTCACAAATACACTACATCATGTAAAGGTTTCAATCAAAAGTCATTTCTTCATCATCCTCAGAGACTCCCCACTGGAGAGAATCCACACAGATATGAGGAGTGTGGAAGGAATATTGGGAAAAGCTCACATTGTCAAGCTCCTCTGATAGTCCACACATTAGAGAAGCCGTATAAATGTGGGGAGTGTGGACTGAGCTTCAGTCAGAGCGCATATCTTCAAGTCCATCAGAGAGTCCACATGGGAAAGAAACGTTACAAATGTGAAGAATGTGGGAAGGGCTTCAGTTGGCGTTCACGACTACAGGCTCATCAGCGaatccacactggagagaaaccataCAAATGTGATGCATGTGGCAAGGGCTTTAGTTATAGCTCACACCTTAACATTCATTGTAGAATCCACACAGGAGAAAAACCCTATAAATGTGAGGAGTGTGGGAAAGGCTTCAGTGTGGGCTCACACCTTCAAGCCCATCAGATAagccacactggagagaaaccataCAAATGTGAGGAGTGTGGGAAGGGCTTCTGCAGGGCCTCAAATCTTCTGGACCATCAGAGAGGTCATACTGGTGAGAAACCGTATCAGTGTGATGCATGTGGGAAAGGCTTCAGTCGTAGCTCAGATTTTAACATTCATTTCAGAGTCCATACAGGAGAGAAGCCCTATAAATGTGAAGAGTGTGGGAAGGGCTTCAGTCAGGCCTCAAATCTTCTGGCCCATCAGAGaggccacactggggaaaagCCATACAAATGCAGTACTTGTGGGAAGGGCTTCAGCCGGAGTTCAGATCTTAATGTTCATTGTAGAATCCACACCggagagaaaccctataaatGTGAGAAGTGTGGTAAGGCCTTCAGCCAGTTTTCAAGCCTTCAAGTCCATCAAAGAgtccacactggagagaaaccataTCAGTGTGTGGAGTGTGGGAAGGGCTTCAGTGTGGGTTCACAACTTCAAGCCCATCAGAGGTGCCACACTGGGGAGAAACCTTATCAATGTGAGGAGTGTGGAAAGGGATTCTGTCGGGCCTCAAATTTTCTGGCTCATCGAGGAGTCCACACAGGCGAGAAACCATACCGATGTGATGTGTGTGGTAAGCGCTTCAGACAGAGATCATACCTTCAAGCCCACCAGAGGgtccacactggagagaaaccgtATAAATGTGAGGAATGTGGTAAGGTCTTCAGTTGGAGCTCATACCTTCAAGCCCATCAGAGAGTCCACACTGGAGAAAAGCCATACAAATGTGAGGAGTGTGGGAAGGGCTTCAGTTGGAGCTCAAGTCTTGTAATTCATCAGCGAGTCCATGCTGATGATGAGGGTGATAAGGACTTTCCCTCCTCAGAGAATTCATATAGGAAAGAAGCTCTATAA
- the ZNF45 gene encoding zinc finger protein 45 isoform X2 produces MIKTATRSHRFSGDKNLNDMETLQEVPLRYLPHEELFCSQIWQQVTKELTRCQDSMVNTQGTGSQWEKQGDAFYKDEEFDKGFNQSSHLQVHHRNHSGEKPYKGEDYEKVFIRGFHLQIKQTAHVGEKPYKCEKCKNTFRRLSSLQAHQRIHSREKSHKYTTSCKGFNQKSFLHHPQRLPTGENPHRYEECGRNIGKSSHCQAPLIVHTLEKPYKCGECGLSFSQSAYLQVHQRVHMGKKRYKCEECGKGFSWRSRLQAHQRIHTGEKPYKCDACGKGFSYSSHLNIHCRIHTGEKPYKCEECGKGFSVGSHLQAHQISHTGEKPYKCEECGKGFCRASNLLDHQRGHTGEKPYQCDACGKGFSRSSDFNIHFRVHTGEKPYKCEECGKGFSQASNLLAHQRGHTGEKPYKCSTCGKGFSRSSDLNVHCRIHTGEKPYKCEKCGKAFSQFSSLQVHQRVHTGEKPYQCVECGKGFSVGSQLQAHQRCHTGEKPYQCEECGKGFCRASNFLAHRGVHTGEKPYRCDVCGKRFRQRSYLQAHQRVHTGEKPYKCEECGKVFSWSSYLQAHQRVHTGEKPYKCEECGKGFSWSSSLVIHQRVHADDEGDKDFPSSENSYRKEAL; encoded by the exons ATGATAAAGACAGCAACCCGGAGCCATAGGTTCTCAG GAGACAAGAATCTAAATGACATGGAGACTCTTCAAGAAGTTCCATTAAGGTACCTGCCACATGAAGAGCTTTTCTGCTCACAAATCTGGCAACAGGTTACAAAGGAGTTAACCAGGTGTCAAGATTCCATGGTAAATACTCAAGGGACTGGATCTCAGTGGGAAAAACAAGGTGATGCCTTCTATAAAGATGAGGAGTTTGATAAAGGCTTTAACCAGAGTTCACATCTTCAAGTTCACCACAGAAACCACAGTGGAGAAAAACCCTACAAAGGGGAAGATTATGAGAAAGTTTTTATTCGGGGCTTTCATCTTCAAATTAAGCAGACAGCCCATGTAGGAGAGAAGCCctataaatgtgaaaaatgtaaaaacaccTTCCGTCGGCTTTCAAGTCTTCAAGCCCATCAGAGAATCCACAGTAGAGAGAAATCTCACAAATACACTACATCATGTAAAGGTTTCAATCAAAAGTCATTTCTTCATCATCCTCAGAGACTCCCCACTGGAGAGAATCCACACAGATATGAGGAGTGTGGAAGGAATATTGGGAAAAGCTCACATTGTCAAGCTCCTCTGATAGTCCACACATTAGAGAAGCCGTATAAATGTGGGGAGTGTGGACTGAGCTTCAGTCAGAGCGCATATCTTCAAGTCCATCAGAGAGTCCACATGGGAAAGAAACGTTACAAATGTGAAGAATGTGGGAAGGGCTTCAGTTGGCGTTCACGACTACAGGCTCATCAGCGaatccacactggagagaaaccataCAAATGTGATGCATGTGGCAAGGGCTTTAGTTATAGCTCACACCTTAACATTCATTGTAGAATCCACACAGGAGAAAAACCCTATAAATGTGAGGAGTGTGGGAAAGGCTTCAGTGTGGGCTCACACCTTCAAGCCCATCAGATAagccacactggagagaaaccataCAAATGTGAGGAGTGTGGGAAGGGCTTCTGCAGGGCCTCAAATCTTCTGGACCATCAGAGAGGTCATACTGGTGAGAAACCGTATCAGTGTGATGCATGTGGGAAAGGCTTCAGTCGTAGCTCAGATTTTAACATTCATTTCAGAGTCCATACAGGAGAGAAGCCCTATAAATGTGAAGAGTGTGGGAAGGGCTTCAGTCAGGCCTCAAATCTTCTGGCCCATCAGAGaggccacactggggaaaagCCATACAAATGCAGTACTTGTGGGAAGGGCTTCAGCCGGAGTTCAGATCTTAATGTTCATTGTAGAATCCACACCggagagaaaccctataaatGTGAGAAGTGTGGTAAGGCCTTCAGCCAGTTTTCAAGCCTTCAAGTCCATCAAAGAgtccacactggagagaaaccataTCAGTGTGTGGAGTGTGGGAAGGGCTTCAGTGTGGGTTCACAACTTCAAGCCCATCAGAGGTGCCACACTGGGGAGAAACCTTATCAATGTGAGGAGTGTGGAAAGGGATTCTGTCGGGCCTCAAATTTTCTGGCTCATCGAGGAGTCCACACAGGCGAGAAACCATACCGATGTGATGTGTGTGGTAAGCGCTTCAGACAGAGATCATACCTTCAAGCCCACCAGAGGgtccacactggagagaaaccgtATAAATGTGAGGAATGTGGTAAGGTCTTCAGTTGGAGCTCATACCTTCAAGCCCATCAGAGAGTCCACACTGGAGAAAAGCCATACAAATGTGAGGAGTGTGGGAAGGGCTTCAGTTGGAGCTCAAGTCTTGTAATTCATCAGCGAGTCCATGCTGATGATGAGGGTGATAAGGACTTTCCCTCCTCAGAGAATTCATATAGGAAAGAAGCTCTATAA